TAGACATCGCTCAGCGCATTGGCCGCCGCGATTTCACCGAAAAGTTTGGGAGTATCAACAATGGGAGTAAAAAAATCGAGAGTTTGAACGAGCGCGATTTCGTCGTTCACTTTGTAAATTGCCGCATCATCAAAAAGACCGCCATCCACCAGAAGATTAGGATGAGGGACCGGGAACTTCACCTGTTGCAAAATTTTACGAAGTTCGGAGGCGGCCACCTTCGCGGCACATCCTCCTTTTTGCACAGTCTGAGTCAGGGCAATTTTTTCTGAGCTCATGATTGTTTGTGAGAGTCTTTTTCCTCTTGAGTTTGATTCAGAGGCTGTTCTTGATTTTGAGGAATTTGCTTACCAACTTCACGTTCCTGAGAAGCGTCTTCGTTCAGGCCTTTTTTAAAACCACGGATCGCCTCTCCCATAGAACGTCCCAATCCGGGAAGTTTGCTTGGGCCAAAAAGAAGTAAAGCAATGCCGCCAATCAATAGGATTTCAGTCCAACCAAGATTCATAAGGTCTCCTCGTTACAATCATGGACGGTACTATAAGCCCTATTGCGTGGCAACAAAAGGCCGTGCATTATATTGAGAAAGGGGGAAACAATGCTGAGTTTCATCGTCGTCTTATTCCTCGCGGGTGATGCGCAGGCCCAAGAACAGGCCCCGCCCAAGAAGATCAATACAAACCTTTATGAGCAGGAAGCAGAACCTGAAAAAACCAAAAGCTTTAGCGCCAAAGTGAAAGTGGTGCGCGAAGAAAGCGATGGCGTTGAGGTGTTTTTTGAAGGAGAGAACAAAGGCGCATACAGCCTTTTGCGCTCTACGGAGCACTATGCCAAGATGCTTAAAGATCTCGAAGACAGTCGTAAACCCACAGGCAAACCTGTGAAAGTTGTCGCGACGACTGAAAAACGTATTAAGACCGTTGAAAAAAGCAAAAGCACGGAAGGTTCCGGAGACCCGAACAAACCTTGGGATTTCGGAAAAATTCCAGACTGAGCCCCATCTGATTCATCTTGCGTAAGCGCTCGGGAAGTGAGATTTTCAGCCTTCAATGAAAACATCCCGGGCGCAGTGGCTTAACCAATCTTGGCTGTACTTAAAACGCATTCTGATCGTGAATGCGGTCTTCATCGTGATTGGCTTTTTGTGGCGAGTCGCTTTCTATCTTTACTACGGAAATTCCCAAGAACTTTCGCAACTGCACGGTGATGTTCTTCACGCGTTTGTTTTAGGCGCGCGCTTTGACAGCACGGTTTTATTTTATATCAACGCCATTCCTTTTTTGATTTTGTTTTTGCTAAGCCTTTTCTCTTTCTGGAAGGGCTTTGAAGGTTTCTTAGGAAAAATCTTTTCGCGCTTCACAAAGTTTTTAATCCCCTACTACACCGTCATGCTTTTGATCGTGACATTTATTTCTGCGGTGGATTTCGGGTTTTATAGTTTCTATCAAGACCGTATCAATGTTTTGATCTTTGGTTTTTTCACTGACGACACGACGGCCTTAATCAAAACCATGTGGAGAAATTACCCCATTGTTTGGATTTTCTTAGGGCTTGGTGTTTTCACTTACTGTTTGTGGAAGGGTTTAAAGATCAACTTTACGGAAGGTCGGGAATGGCTTCCGTTAAAGT
This region of Bdellovibrio sp. BCCA genomic DNA includes:
- a CDS encoding Sec-independent protein translocase subunit TatA/TatB, giving the protein MNLGWTEILLIGGIALLLFGPSKLPGLGRSMGEAIRGFKKGLNEDASQEREVGKQIPQNQEQPLNQTQEEKDSHKQS